The following are encoded together in the Serratia odorifera genome:
- a CDS encoding enolase C-terminal domain-like protein — MPDSPVINSMRVVPVAGYDSMLLNIGGAHNCHFTRILVIIGDSAGNSGVGECPCHASTLSLLEKFTPQVVGSSLRQMNATVSRLFASDARQQTSEQTDRVHIPQMNPEKFYNAAAAIEAALLDLLGKHLELPVADLLASGRQRDRIPVLGYLFYIADRKLTTMNYQSGEQQRAPWFWLRHQPAMDHQAVVRLAEAAQEHYGFRDFKLKGGVHPGEYEVETVEALLARFPTARITVDPNASWSLDEAIGFGKQLAGRVPYLEDPCGAEQGFSGRETLAEFRRATGIPVATNMIANDWRQLQHALQLNAIDIPLADPHFWTLRNAHTVAQLCHEWGLTTGCHSNNHFDVSLAMVAHLGAAAPGDRITAFDTHWIWQDGQHLTHQPPQIRDGYLELPAGPGLGIELDMTRVEAAHALYQSLPDKNRNDALGMQFLIDNWQYNAKRPALVRP; from the coding sequence ATGCCCGACAGTCCAGTCATTAACAGCATGCGGGTAGTACCGGTTGCCGGTTACGACAGTATGCTGCTGAATATTGGCGGTGCCCATAACTGCCATTTCACTCGCATCCTGGTGATTATTGGCGACTCGGCGGGCAATAGCGGGGTGGGAGAATGTCCATGTCATGCCTCAACCCTGTCGCTGCTTGAAAAATTTACGCCACAGGTGGTCGGCAGTTCATTACGCCAAATGAACGCCACCGTCAGTCGGCTTTTCGCCAGCGATGCCCGGCAGCAAACCAGCGAGCAGACCGATCGCGTGCATATTCCGCAGATGAATCCCGAAAAATTCTACAATGCGGCGGCGGCGATTGAGGCGGCGCTGCTGGATCTGCTCGGCAAGCATCTTGAGCTGCCGGTGGCCGATTTGCTGGCCAGCGGGCGACAGCGAGACCGCATACCGGTGTTGGGTTATCTGTTTTATATCGCCGATCGCAAGCTGACCACGATGAACTATCAGAGCGGTGAGCAGCAGCGCGCCCCCTGGTTTTGGCTGCGTCATCAACCTGCGATGGATCATCAAGCGGTGGTCAGGCTGGCAGAAGCGGCGCAGGAGCACTACGGATTCCGCGACTTCAAACTCAAAGGCGGCGTACATCCGGGCGAGTACGAAGTGGAAACCGTTGAAGCCTTGCTGGCACGTTTCCCAACGGCACGCATCACCGTCGACCCCAATGCCAGTTGGTCGCTGGACGAGGCCATTGGTTTTGGCAAACAGCTTGCAGGGCGCGTTCCCTATCTGGAAGATCCCTGTGGCGCAGAACAGGGGTTCTCCGGGCGAGAGACGCTGGCGGAATTCAGGCGTGCAACCGGTATTCCCGTTGCCACCAACATGATTGCCAATGACTGGCGCCAGCTCCAGCACGCGTTACAACTGAACGCCATTGACATTCCGCTGGCCGACCCGCATTTCTGGACGCTGCGCAATGCGCATACCGTGGCGCAGCTCTGCCATGAATGGGGGCTGACCACCGGCTGCCATTCCAATAATCATTTTGACGTGTCACTGGCAATGGTTGCTCATCTGGGAGCGGCTGCGCCGGGCGATCGCATCACCGCCTTTGATACCCATTGGATCTGGCAGGACGGTCAGCATCTGACCCACCAACCGCCGCAGATCCGCGACGGTTATCTGGAACTGCCGGCAGGGCCGGGGCTCGGCATCGAACTGGATATGACGCGGGTTGAAGCCGCGCATGCGCTGTATCAATCACTGCCGGATAAAAATCGCAATGACGCGCTGGGCATGCAGTTCTTGATTGATAACTGGCAATACAATGCCAAACGACCGGCATTGGTCCGCCCCTGA
- a CDS encoding MFS transporter encodes MPAIQPPLLSQQHETHLTSAIGKFFKRIIPMLAIMLIINQIDRSNIGFIKAELQLDAGISAAAFGLGAGLFFIGYALFEVPSNLMMKKYGARVWLTRIMISWGIVVVMTGFVSSPVHFYVLRFLLGVAEAGFFPGVLFYFRQWVPNAYRGRATAMVLSATAGAFLFSGPITGSILLMHDFLGLAGWKWVMFLEGGGSVLVGLLAMLVLVSRPNDARWLTPAEKQALQQQLAQEDSERDAQYTAPGKLNLLTDRHVLVYCLLFFTMTMTGYTLVFWLPQIIQRIQGFNSFGTGLLTAFPWLCAIVALNIVGRLGDRHRNKLSKWLGLAMLVAACGTFMATLGGPWFGFLAMIVACIGSKVSATLFWPMPQAELPASIVAPGIALINSVGNLGGFFAPTVFGYLELTTGSTTGGLYALTCVSVVTGLWLLLRRQPAPPAINSMENEHARQSSH; translated from the coding sequence ATGCCTGCCATCCAGCCTCCGCTTTTATCCCAGCAGCACGAGACGCATCTCACCAGTGCCATCGGAAAGTTTTTTAAACGCATCATTCCCATGCTGGCGATAATGCTCATCATTAATCAGATAGATCGCTCCAATATCGGCTTTATCAAGGCGGAATTGCAGCTCGACGCCGGCATCAGCGCCGCTGCCTTCGGACTCGGTGCCGGGCTATTCTTTATTGGCTACGCGCTGTTCGAAGTCCCCAGTAATCTGATGATGAAAAAGTACGGAGCCCGCGTCTGGTTAACCCGCATCATGATTAGTTGGGGAATAGTGGTGGTGATGACCGGATTCGTCAGCTCACCGGTCCATTTTTATGTGCTGCGCTTTCTGCTCGGCGTGGCGGAAGCCGGTTTCTTCCCCGGGGTGCTGTTTTATTTCCGCCAGTGGGTACCCAATGCCTATCGGGGACGCGCCACCGCCATGGTATTAAGTGCCACCGCCGGGGCTTTCCTGTTTTCCGGCCCGATTACCGGCTCGATCCTGCTGATGCATGATTTTCTTGGTTTGGCCGGCTGGAAATGGGTGATGTTCCTGGAAGGAGGCGGTTCGGTGCTGGTCGGGCTGCTTGCCATGCTGGTTCTGGTTTCACGACCGAACGATGCCCGCTGGCTGACGCCGGCGGAAAAGCAGGCCCTGCAACAACAGCTGGCGCAGGAAGACAGCGAGCGTGACGCGCAGTATACCGCGCCGGGTAAGCTGAACCTGTTGACCGATCGCCATGTCCTGGTTTACTGCCTGCTTTTTTTCACCATGACCATGACCGGTTACACGCTGGTTTTCTGGCTACCGCAAATCATTCAACGTATTCAAGGTTTCAACAGCTTTGGCACCGGCTTGCTCACCGCATTTCCATGGTTGTGCGCCATTGTCGCGCTCAATATTGTCGGGCGACTTGGCGATAGACACCGTAACAAATTAAGCAAATGGCTGGGACTGGCGATGCTGGTCGCCGCCTGTGGCACCTTTATGGCTACCCTCGGCGGCCCCTGGTTCGGTTTCCTGGCGATGATCGTGGCCTGCATCGGTTCAAAAGTCAGCGCAACGCTGTTCTGGCCCATGCCCCAGGCCGAGCTGCCGGCCAGTATCGTGGCGCCGGGGATTGCGCTGATCAATTCGGTAGGCAATCTGGGAGGATTCTTCGCGCCTACGGTGTTCGGCTATCTGGAACTCACAACCGGTTCTACTACCGGCGGGCTGTATGCCCTGACCTGCGTCTCGGTGGTCACCGGCCTGTGGCTGTTGCTGCGTCGCCAACCAGCGCCCCCTGCAATCAACTCGATGGAGAATGAACATGCCCGACAGTCCAGTCATTAA
- the hemB gene encoding porphobilinogen synthase, producing the protein MSSHFPQVRPRRLRKSESLRTLFQETEFSVNDLVLPIFVEEEVDDYAVIETMPGVLRIPESKLAYEIERYAKAGIRSVMTFGISHHMDATGSDTWKEDGLVARMARICKDTVPEMIVMSDTCFCEYTSHGHCGVLHDHGVDNDATLVNLGRQAVIAAAAGADFIAPSAAMDGQVQAIRSALDEAGFIDTSIMAYSTKFASSLYGPFREAGGSVLQGNRKNYQMNPMNRREAIRESLMDEQEGADALMVKPAGAYLDVISDIRAASRLPLAAYQVSGEYAMIKFAAQAGAIDERKVVRETLGAIKRAGADIILSYFAMDIAENGIDY; encoded by the coding sequence ATGTCAAGTCACTTCCCGCAGGTTCGCCCGCGTCGTCTCAGAAAATCCGAGTCGCTGCGCACGTTATTCCAGGAAACCGAATTCAGCGTTAACGATCTGGTACTGCCGATCTTCGTCGAAGAAGAGGTGGATGATTACGCCGTCATCGAGACCATGCCTGGCGTGTTGCGCATTCCGGAGTCCAAGCTGGCTTATGAGATCGAGCGCTATGCCAAAGCCGGTATTCGTTCGGTGATGACGTTCGGCATTTCTCACCATATGGATGCCACCGGCAGTGATACCTGGAAGGAAGACGGACTGGTGGCGCGTATGGCGCGTATCTGTAAAGACACGGTGCCAGAAATGATCGTCATGTCGGATACCTGCTTCTGTGAATATACCTCGCATGGGCATTGTGGTGTCTTGCACGACCACGGCGTCGATAACGATGCTACGCTGGTCAATCTCGGCAGGCAGGCGGTTATTGCTGCCGCTGCGGGGGCAGATTTTATCGCGCCGTCGGCGGCGATGGACGGCCAGGTGCAGGCAATCCGCAGCGCGCTGGATGAAGCCGGCTTTATCGACACCTCGATCATGGCCTACTCAACCAAGTTTGCCTCCTCGCTGTATGGACCGTTCCGTGAAGCCGGCGGCAGCGTATTGCAGGGCAACCGCAAAAATTATCAGATGAACCCGATGAACCGTCGCGAAGCGATCCGCGAGTCGCTGATGGACGAACAGGAAGGCGCAGATGCGTTGATGGTGAAACCGGCCGGCGCTTATCTGGACGTGATCAGTGACATTCGAGCCGCATCGCGTCTGCCGTTGGCGGCCTATCAGGTCAGCGGAGAATACGCGATGATCAAGTTTGCCGCACAGGCCGGCGCGATTGACGAGCGTAAAGTGGTGCGTGAAACGCTGGGCGCCATCAAGCGCGCCGGTGCAGATATTATCCTTTCGTACTTTGCGATGGATATTGCCGAAAACGGCATCGATTACTGA
- a CDS encoding 3-oxoacyl-ACP reductase family protein, protein MSATLSLSGKVAFVQGGSRGIGAAVAKRLAREGAAVALTYVASADKADAVVSAITAAGGKALAIQADSANAAALQQAIRQAVNHFGKLDILVNNAGVLALGNTEELPLEDLDRTLAVNVRSVFIASQEAARHMNDHGRIINIGSTNAERMPFAGGAIYAMSKSALVGLTKGMARDLGPRGITVNNVQPGPVDTDMNPDSGEFAEQLKAMMAIGRYGKDDEIASFVAYLAGPEAGYITGASLSIDGGFSA, encoded by the coding sequence ATGTCAGCAACGCTTTCACTATCAGGAAAAGTCGCCTTCGTTCAAGGTGGTTCTCGCGGCATCGGCGCAGCAGTGGCCAAACGTCTGGCGCGCGAAGGTGCCGCCGTGGCGTTAACCTATGTCGCATCGGCCGACAAGGCCGATGCCGTCGTCAGCGCGATTACCGCCGCTGGCGGCAAGGCGTTGGCCATTCAGGCCGACAGCGCCAATGCTGCCGCACTGCAACAGGCGATTCGCCAGGCGGTAAATCACTTTGGCAAACTGGACATTCTGGTGAACAACGCCGGCGTCCTGGCACTGGGCAACACCGAAGAGCTGCCACTGGAAGATCTGGACCGCACGCTGGCTGTTAACGTCCGCAGCGTCTTTATCGCCAGCCAGGAAGCGGCACGCCATATGAACGATCATGGCCGCATCATCAACATCGGCAGTACCAATGCTGAACGCATGCCGTTTGCCGGCGGTGCGATATATGCCATGAGCAAGTCGGCGCTGGTCGGTTTGACCAAGGGCATGGCGCGCGATCTTGGCCCACGCGGCATCACGGTCAACAACGTACAGCCTGGCCCGGTGGATACCGACATGAATCCTGACAGCGGCGAATTCGCCGAGCAGCTGAAGGCCATGATGGCGATCGGCCGTTACGGCAAAGACGATGAAATTGCCAGCTTTGTCGCCTATCTGGCCGGTCCGGAAGCCGGTTACATCACCGGCGCCAGCCTGAGCATCGACGGCGGTTTTTCCGCCTAG
- a CDS encoding LysR family transcriptional regulator has protein sequence MLGHLECFVSSAELGSFSAAGRKLGISPAAVGKNITKLEAQVRVRLFQRNTRKLILTEEGERFLQEVKGGLLSIQCALKGLSSAGGVAAGTLKVSMGTAFGLHFMLPMLPGFLARYPAIIPDWHFDNRQVDIIGEQFDAALGGGFELAQGMIARELAPAHGVLVASADYLRRQPALQHPEQLAEHAGIFHSLPANRAYQKPAVAQSRQ, from the coding sequence ATGTTGGGACATCTTGAATGTTTTGTCAGCAGCGCTGAGCTGGGCAGTTTTTCTGCTGCCGGCCGCAAATTAGGCATCAGCCCGGCCGCTGTGGGCAAAAATATCACCAAACTCGAAGCTCAGGTCAGGGTTCGCCTGTTCCAGCGCAATACGCGTAAATTGATCCTCACTGAAGAAGGAGAGCGTTTCCTTCAGGAGGTCAAAGGCGGTTTGCTATCGATTCAGTGTGCGCTGAAAGGGCTGAGCAGCGCCGGCGGCGTAGCGGCCGGTACGCTCAAGGTCAGTATGGGAACCGCTTTTGGCCTGCATTTTATGTTGCCGATGCTGCCGGGGTTTCTTGCCAGGTATCCAGCCATCATACCTGACTGGCATTTTGACAACCGCCAGGTCGATATCATCGGCGAGCAGTTTGACGCCGCGCTTGGCGGCGGTTTCGAACTGGCGCAGGGCATGATCGCCCGCGAACTGGCCCCGGCGCATGGCGTGTTGGTCGCTTCGGCCGACTATCTGCGGCGACAGCCAGCGCTGCAGCATCCGGAGCAGTTGGCTGAGCATGCGGGTATCTTCCATTCGCTCCCCGCAAACCGGGCGTATCAGAAACCTGCCGTTGCGCAATCCAGACAATGA
- a CDS encoding LysR substrate-binding domain-containing protein, with protein sequence MRNPDNEQRPAAMQVAMTVNEPAAAAQAAEMGMGIALIAMPNALPYLESGHLVRVLPEWYVDRGSVRLYFPSLKFLPTKTRVFVDYIIEQFRTQQLAARFDARRK encoded by the coding sequence TTGCGCAATCCAGACAATGAACAGCGCCCGGCCGCCATGCAGGTAGCCATGACGGTGAACGAACCTGCGGCGGCGGCGCAGGCGGCGGAAATGGGCATGGGGATCGCGCTGATTGCCATGCCGAATGCCTTGCCCTATCTGGAAAGTGGCCACCTGGTCAGGGTGTTGCCGGAATGGTATGTCGATCGTGGCAGCGTACGTCTCTATTTTCCCAGCCTTAAATTTTTGCCGACCAAAACCCGGGTCTTTGTCGATTACATCATCGAGCAGTTTCGCACGCAGCAACTGGCGGCGCGTTTCGATGCGCGCAGAAAATAA
- a CDS encoding lipocalin-like domain-containing protein: MVTHAFIGSWSLVSSVFKNEEGTVSHPLGEQVLGRINYEANGTMAAQLYSAVRPKFTSSDPAQGTDSELRSAFINMICYYGRYQIDEPDQRVIHQVEGCSFPNWIGSRQVRFYTFTDDKLTLRTVPLQIGNGVQIGELVWQRIGDAP; this comes from the coding sequence ATGGTTACGCATGCATTTATCGGCAGCTGGTCACTGGTATCTTCGGTGTTCAAGAATGAAGAAGGTACGGTGAGCCATCCGCTTGGCGAACAGGTGTTGGGGCGGATCAACTACGAAGCCAACGGCACCATGGCGGCACAGTTGTACAGCGCCGTACGACCGAAGTTTACCTCGAGCGATCCGGCGCAGGGTACGGACAGCGAGCTGCGATCGGCATTTATCAACATGATCTGCTATTACGGCCGTTATCAGATTGACGAGCCGGATCAGCGGGTGATCCATCAGGTTGAGGGCTGCTCGTTCCCCAACTGGATCGGCAGCCGGCAAGTGCGTTTTTATACCTTTACCGACGACAAACTGACGCTGCGCACCGTGCCGCTGCAAATCGGCAACGGCGTGCAGATTGGTGAGCTGGTATGGCAACGGATCGGGGACGCTCCATGA
- a CDS encoding VOC family protein, with protein sequence MATQIFINLPVNDLPAAMTFFDRLGFTFNQQFSDDTAACMVVSDTIYVMLLTHDKFKMFTPNPISDARKASEVLLCLSQPSRAAVDDLVRKAVAAGGNTYHQPQDHGFMYGHGFQDLDGHIWELMYMDPQAMASQNPA encoded by the coding sequence ATGGCTACGCAAATCTTTATTAATCTGCCGGTCAATGACCTGCCTGCGGCAATGACGTTTTTTGACCGGCTTGGTTTTACCTTCAATCAGCAATTTAGCGACGACACCGCTGCCTGCATGGTGGTGAGTGACACTATTTATGTGATGTTGCTGACACACGACAAATTCAAAATGTTTACCCCCAACCCAATCAGCGATGCCAGGAAGGCCAGCGAAGTGCTGCTCTGTCTGTCACAACCCAGTCGCGCCGCGGTGGACGACCTGGTGCGCAAGGCGGTAGCGGCCGGCGGCAATACCTATCATCAACCGCAGGATCACGGCTTTATGTACGGCCATGGTTTTCAGGATCTGGACGGCCATATCTGGGAGCTGATGTATATGGATCCGCAGGCAATGGCGTCACAGAACCCTGCGTAA
- a CDS encoding NCS2 family permease, which yields MSDSQANNAVKSKGGLDGYFKISARGSNVRQEVVAGLTTFLAMVYSVIVVPSMLGKAGFPPTAVFVATCLVAGLGSLLMGLWANLPMAIGCAISLTAFTAFSLVLGQHISIPVALGAVFLMGVLFTVISVTGIRSWILRNLPMGVAHGTGIGIGLFLLLIAANGVGLVVKNPLDGLPVALGAFTSFPVVMTLLGLAVIFGLEKLRVPGGILLVIIAISVIGLIFDPAVKYQGLFAMPSLADENGNSLIFSLDIMGALQPVVLPSVLALVMTAVFDATGTIRAVAGQANLLDKDGQIINGGKALTSDSVSSIFSGLVGAAPAAVYIESAAGTAAGGKTGLTATVVGLLFLLILFLSPLSYLVPVYATAPALMYVGLLMLSNVTKLDFNDFVDAMSGLLCAVFIVLTCNIVTGIMLGFSALVIGRIFSGEWRKLNIGTVLIAVALVAFYAGGWAI from the coding sequence ATGTCGGATTCTCAAGCAAACAACGCCGTTAAATCAAAAGGCGGGCTTGACGGGTATTTCAAGATTTCAGCGCGTGGCAGCAATGTGCGTCAGGAAGTGGTGGCCGGTCTGACGACCTTCCTGGCCATGGTCTATTCGGTGATCGTGGTGCCGAGCATGCTCGGCAAGGCCGGTTTCCCACCGACTGCGGTATTTGTCGCGACCTGTCTGGTGGCCGGCTTGGGGTCGTTGCTGATGGGGCTGTGGGCCAACCTGCCGATGGCGATTGGCTGCGCGATTTCACTGACCGCCTTCACCGCATTCAGCCTGGTGCTGGGCCAGCATATCAGCATTCCGGTCGCGCTGGGTGCGGTGTTCTTGATGGGCGTATTGTTTACCGTGATTTCGGTTACCGGTATTCGCTCCTGGATCTTGCGCAATTTGCCGATGGGCGTGGCGCACGGCACCGGTATCGGTATCGGCCTGTTCCTGCTGCTGATTGCCGCCAACGGCGTTGGTCTGGTGGTGAAGAACCCACTGGACGGGTTGCCGGTAGCGCTGGGCGCCTTTACCTCGTTTCCGGTGGTGATGACGCTGCTCGGTCTGGCGGTGATTTTCGGCCTGGAAAAACTGCGAGTGCCGGGGGGCATTCTGCTGGTGATTATCGCCATTTCGGTCATTGGCCTGATTTTTGACCCGGCGGTGAAGTACCAGGGACTGTTCGCCATGCCAAGCCTGGCTGACGAAAATGGCAACTCGTTGATTTTCAGCCTGGATATCATGGGTGCATTGCAGCCGGTGGTGTTGCCGAGCGTGCTGGCGTTGGTGATGACCGCGGTGTTTGACGCCACCGGCACCATCCGCGCAGTGGCCGGGCAAGCCAACCTGCTGGATAAGGACGGCCAGATCATCAACGGCGGCAAAGCATTAACCTCCGACTCGGTGAGCAGCATTTTCTCCGGTCTGGTCGGCGCCGCGCCGGCTGCGGTCTACATCGAGTCGGCTGCGGGCACCGCCGCCGGTGGCAAGACCGGCCTGACGGCCACCGTGGTCGGTTTGCTGTTTCTGCTGATCCTGTTCCTGTCGCCGTTGTCGTATCTGGTTCCGGTATACGCGACCGCGCCGGCGCTGATGTACGTTGGCCTGCTGATGCTCAGCAACGTGACCAAACTGGATTTCAACGACTTTGTCGATGCGATGTCCGGCCTGCTGTGCGCGGTGTTTATCGTACTGACCTGCAACATCGTTACCGGCATCATGCTGGGCTTTAGCGCGCTGGTGATTGGCCGTATTTTCTCCGGCGAATGGCGCAAGTTGAACATCGGCACCGTGCTGATTGCCGTTGCGCTGGTCGCCTTCTATGCAGGCGGCTGGGCTATCTAA
- a CDS encoding Na+/H+ antiporter — protein sequence MEIFFTILILILVVSLSGVVTRMLPFQVPLPLMQIAIGAMLAWPHFGLHVDFDPELFLVLFIPPLLFADGWKTPTREFIHHGREILGLALVLVLITVVGVGYLIYLMVPGIPLVAAFALAAVLSPTDAVALGGIVGKGRIPKSIMGVLEGEALMNDASGLVSLKFAIAVAMGTMVFTVGGATLEFLKVAIGGLLAGVAVTWLYSKSLRIMSRWSGDDPATQIVLLLLLPFASYLIAEHIGVSGILAAVAAGMTISQSGVIRNAPLAMRLRANSVWAMLEFVFNGMVFIMLGLQLPGILETSILQAELDPTIETWYLFVDVAIIYAALLILRFTWLWLMKGASKRFLKKRPLLFGDYTTRELWVASFAGVRGAITLAGVLSIPLLLSDGSAFPARYQLVFIAAGVILLSLLVGVLALPLLLRGVQVADKSASKSEERMAIAMAAEVAIESINKMEERLAADTEENLDPQVLKEISSRVVGTLRRRIASEDDIENALELENLERRFRLTALRAERGELYHLRATQKISNETLQKLLHDLDLLEALLVEREG from the coding sequence ATGGAAATCTTTTTTACTATTCTTATTTTAATCCTGGTGGTTTCACTGTCTGGGGTGGTGACACGAATGTTGCCGTTCCAGGTGCCGTTACCGTTAATGCAAATTGCCATCGGTGCGATGTTGGCCTGGCCGCATTTCGGGCTGCACGTTGATTTTGATCCTGAACTGTTTTTAGTGCTGTTTATTCCGCCGTTGCTGTTTGCTGACGGTTGGAAAACCCCAACGCGCGAATTTATCCATCACGGTCGCGAAATTCTCGGGCTGGCGCTGGTGCTGGTGTTGATCACCGTGGTCGGGGTCGGCTATCTGATCTACCTGATGGTGCCTGGCATTCCGCTGGTAGCGGCATTTGCGCTGGCGGCGGTGCTGTCGCCAACCGATGCGGTGGCGCTGGGCGGCATCGTCGGCAAGGGGCGCATTCCCAAATCCATTATGGGCGTACTGGAAGGTGAAGCGTTGATGAACGACGCTTCCGGCCTGGTATCGCTTAAATTCGCCATTGCGGTGGCGATGGGCACCATGGTGTTTACCGTCGGCGGCGCGACGCTGGAGTTCCTCAAGGTGGCGATCGGTGGCCTGCTGGCAGGGGTGGCGGTGACCTGGCTGTACAGTAAGTCGCTGCGCATCATGAGCCGCTGGAGCGGTGACGACCCGGCGACGCAAATCGTCTTGCTGCTGTTACTGCCGTTCGCTTCTTACCTGATTGCCGAACACATCGGCGTTTCCGGCATTCTGGCGGCGGTGGCGGCCGGCATGACCATCAGCCAGTCTGGTGTGATCCGCAATGCGCCACTGGCCATGCGACTGCGAGCCAACAGCGTCTGGGCGATGCTGGAGTTTGTCTTCAACGGCATGGTGTTCATCATGTTGGGTCTGCAACTGCCGGGGATATTGGAAACCTCTATCCTGCAGGCTGAACTGGATCCTACCATTGAGACCTGGTACCTGTTCGTTGACGTGGCGATCATTTATGCCGCGCTGCTGATCCTGCGTTTTACCTGGCTGTGGCTGATGAAAGGCGCCAGCAAACGCTTCCTGAAAAAGCGCCCGTTGCTGTTTGGCGATTACACCACGCGTGAACTGTGGGTGGCGTCGTTCGCTGGGGTACGTGGGGCGATTACGTTGGCCGGTGTGTTGTCGATTCCGCTGTTGTTGAGCGATGGCAGCGCGTTCCCGGCGCGTTACCAACTGGTGTTTATCGCCGCCGGTGTGATCCTGCTGTCGTTGCTGGTCGGGGTGCTGGCATTGCCGCTGTTGCTGCGCGGCGTGCAGGTGGCGGACAAGAGCGCCAGCAAAAGCGAGGAGCGCATGGCAATTGCCATGGCAGCGGAAGTGGCGATCGAAAGCATCAATAAAATGGAAGAACGCCTGGCGGCAGATACCGAAGAAAACCTCGATCCACAGGTGTTGAAGGAAATCAGTTCGCGGGTGGTGGGAACGCTGCGGCGGCGGATCGCCAGCGAAGACGATATTGAAAACGCGCTGGAGCTGGAAAACCTGGAACGGCGTTTCCGCCTGACGGCATTGCGCGCCGAACGTGGGGAGTTGTATCACCTGCGCGCCACGCAGAAAATCAGCAACGAGACGCTGCAAAAATTGCTGCATGACCTCGACCTGCTGGAAGCGTTGCTGGTGGAACGCGAAGGATAA
- a CDS encoding LysR family transcriptional regulator: MDVRTLRYFVEVVRQQSFTRAAEKLFVTQPTISKMLRHLEEELECTLLIREGRKLHLTDSGQAVYQRGLAILDEFRQLEAELEDIGSVRKGVLRLGIPPMVGRQIAELIRTFRQTYPGVELKISELGGLSGEQAVLAGELDLAMTVYSPDVEQPLTFLPLLRHPMCVVAPRNAHWQTRTSVAISELADWPILIYNEDFALYKMLMTAFRQADIAPKIAVRSGQWDFLASMVQAGVGIAMLPEPVCQWLDKSSLIWLPLEPVMEWKVGLIWRQGSYLSHSAQAWIACCRDFWPTLK, encoded by the coding sequence GTGGATGTTCGCACCCTGCGCTACTTCGTTGAAGTGGTGCGTCAGCAAAGTTTTACCCGCGCCGCGGAAAAACTGTTTGTCACCCAGCCAACCATCAGCAAAATGCTGCGTCACCTGGAAGAGGAACTGGAATGCACGCTACTAATCCGCGAGGGGCGAAAGCTGCATCTGACCGACAGCGGTCAGGCGGTTTATCAGCGCGGCCTGGCCATTCTGGATGAATTCCGCCAGCTTGAGGCGGAGCTGGAAGACATCGGCTCGGTACGTAAAGGGGTGCTGCGACTGGGCATACCGCCGATGGTGGGCCGGCAGATCGCCGAACTGATCCGTACCTTTCGCCAAACCTATCCTGGCGTAGAACTGAAGATTTCCGAACTGGGGGGACTGTCCGGCGAACAGGCGGTGCTGGCCGGCGAACTGGATCTCGCCATGACGGTATATTCGCCCGATGTCGAACAACCGCTCACCTTCCTGCCGTTGCTACGCCATCCCATGTGCGTGGTCGCCCCGCGCAATGCGCACTGGCAAACCCGCACCAGCGTGGCTATCAGCGAATTGGCTGACTGGCCAATCCTGATTTACAACGAGGATTTCGCGCTGTACAAAATGCTGATGACCGCATTCCGCCAGGCCGATATCGCCCCAAAAATCGCGGTACGCAGCGGACAGTGGGATTTTCTGGCTTCGATGGTCCAGGCCGGCGTCGGGATAGCCATGCTGCCGGAACCGGTGTGCCAGTGGCTGGATAAAAGCAGTTTGATCTGGCTGCCACTGGAACCGGTAATGGAATGGAAGGTCGGCTTGATCTGGCGCCAGGGCAGTTATCTTTCCCATAGCGCACAGGCCTGGATTGCCTGCTGTCGCGACTTCTGGCCGACGCTGAAATAA
- a CDS encoding CidA/LrgA family protein, with protein sequence MSMALRAAAPSLLNRLQVPIQVILYVVLFLIADRLVQQFHLPLPANIVGMLMLLSLIVLRVLPLRWVKAGSRWLLAEMLLFFVPAVVAVVNYAQLLMVEGWKIFLVIAISTTLTLGATGVVVDRAYRFELWLQRRKAR encoded by the coding sequence ATGTCTATGGCGTTACGCGCGGCGGCGCCATCGCTGCTCAACCGCTTACAGGTACCGATCCAGGTCATTTTGTATGTGGTGCTATTTCTGATTGCCGATCGGCTGGTACAGCAGTTTCATCTGCCGCTGCCGGCCAATATCGTCGGCATGTTGATGCTGCTGTCGTTGATTGTGCTGCGGGTGTTGCCGCTGCGCTGGGTGAAGGCCGGTTCACGCTGGTTACTGGCCGAAATGCTGCTGTTCTTTGTCCCGGCGGTGGTGGCGGTGGTGAACTACGCCCAGTTACTGATGGTGGAGGGGTGGAAGATCTTTCTGGTGATCGCCATCAGCACCACGTTGACACTGGGTGCGACCGGAGTGGTGGTCGATCGCGCCTACCGTTTCGAACTTTGGCTGCAACGGCGTAAAGCACGATGA